The Scyliorhinus canicula chromosome 13, sScyCan1.1, whole genome shotgun sequence genome contains a region encoding:
- the b3gnt7 gene encoding UDP-GlcNAc:betaGal beta-1,3-N-acetylglucosaminyltransferase 7: MKMCIRKLRLLKVCCFISFVTVITLTVLQKSSKTSQELQNISRRSSSADDRLVSTFLNLFAPKDNFWSHQKTEPVAIETRMVTAARRETKEWDVVTANCTPNSNFTQADWFNGLEPNFKEFLQYRHCRYFPMILNHPEKCSGDIYLLLVVKSVVTQYDRREAIRKTWGKEIVMDGKHVKTLFLLGTSSSEHEKFHHQKLLEYENIIYQDILQWDFLDTFFNLTLKEVNFLKWFSTYCENVEYIFKGDDDVFVSTENILEFLNVPQITNLFVGDVLQKAKPIRRKENKYYIPEALYNKTYYPPYAGGGGFLMAGTLARRLYRVSESLDLYPIDDVFLGMCLEVLSLTPIHHLGFRTFGIVKNKSSKMNREPCFYKSIMVVHKLLPAELLLMWQAVHSNISCSRKMGDSIGAFPKPLQGL; encoded by the coding sequence ATGAAGATGTGCATTCGAAAGCTGAGACTATTAAAGGTTTGCTGTTTCATCTCTTTCGTGACTGTGATAACCTTGACTGTGCTGCAAAAAAGCAGCAAAACTAGCCAGGAATTACAGAACATCTCTCGTAGATCAAGTTCTGCAGACGACAGACTGGTTTCCACTTTTCTGAATTTGTTTGCTCCCAAGGACAACTTTTGGAGTCATCAAAAAACTGAGCCCGTCGCCATAGAGACACGTATGGTAACAGCAGCAAGGAGAGAGACCAAAGAGTGGGATGTGGTGACTGCCAACTGCACTCCGAACAGCAACTTCACTCAGGCTGACTGGTTCAATGGCTTGGAGCCAAACTTTAAAGAGTTCTTACAATACAGACACTGTAGGTATTTTCCAATGATTCTTAACCATCCTGAGAAATGCAGTGGTGACATCTACCTTTTATTAGTTGTTAAGTCTGTCGTAACACAGTATGACCGAAGGGAGGCCATCCGGAAAACATGGGGCAAAGAAATAGTGATGGATGGGAAGCATGTTAAAACCCTATTCCTTTTGGGGACCTCCTCCAGTGAACATGAAAAGTTCCACCATCAGAAATTACTGGAATATGAGAACATTATCTATCAGGATATACTTCAATGGGACTTCTTGGACACGTTCTTCAATCTCACCTTGAAAGAGGTTAACTTTCTCAAATGGTTTTCCACATATTGTGAGAACGTTGAGTATATTTTTAAAGGTGATGATGATGTGTTTGTCAGCACGGAGAATATCCTTGAGTTTCTTAATGTACCCCAAATTACAAATCTCTTTGTTGGCGATGTCCTGCAGAAGGCTAAACCCATTcgaagaaaggaaaataaatattaCATACCTGAAGCTTTGTATAATAAAACCTACTATCCACCATATGCAGGTGGTGGTGGATTTTTAATGGCTGGAAcacttgcaaggcgattgtacaGAGTTTCAGAAAGCTTAGACTTGTACCCCATTGATGATGTTTTTCTGGGGATGTGCCTGGAAGTGCTCAGCTTAACTCCCATTCACCATCTGGGCTTTAGGACCTTCGGAATTGTGAAAAACAAAAGCAGTAAAATGAATAGAGAGCCTTGCTTCTATAAAAGCATAATGGTAGTGCACAAGCTGCTTCCAGCAGAACTTCTACTAATGTGGCAAGCTGTGCACAGCAACATTAGTTGTTCAAGAAAAATGGGAGATTCTATAGGAGCTTtcccaaaacccctccaaggTTTATGA